The Entelurus aequoreus isolate RoL-2023_Sb linkage group LG03, RoL_Eaeq_v1.1, whole genome shotgun sequence genome contains the following window.
TCTTCATTTGCATCCTGCTTGACTCTGCGGTTTAAATGAAATTAGAGATTGGTATTGGTCTACATTTCATTCATCAACTTTGGagagaaagtcataattattttcatatttttaatGCGGTGGATTCTCATGCACTACTGTTTTAATGCCAGTGTTGTGCTGAGGAGTTGTTAATTTAGGCCTGAGTTGACTTTTGCCAGACCACAAACTAGTCGAATtaacagcacctctgctggtggCAGCCAAGTAGTACACTTTATTTTGTCGCAATGACCCAAAGGCAAAATCATTACCAGGGTtgctggggcctatcccagctgcactcgggcaatcAATTCCAATTCAGAAAAATCATTATTATGAATATTGATACTTTCAATGCAATTTCCCCTGGTTCATGGACAAGAGTTGATCTATTACTTGATAATTCATTGGCTCAATGAACGACAATATGAAATTAGCGATTTTTTGGAAGGAAGAAACATTGGATGGGATTTAATTCTTGGTGTAGTAACACTAGAGATTTCAAGACAAATCTGCTTGTATTTACTCCAATCCATATAAACATCTTAACTCCCTAAACCCTAAATGCTCGTTTTTGTTCTAAAAAAACACAAATCAGGCAAATAGATTGGAATTAAGGTGTAGGCCACCATTGCAGCCCAGCACTTTGCTTGGTGATGTCATGCACATTCATTTAATGCACAAACACGAGGAATGTATTGAAAGTGCTTTGCACCAGTTAATTTAACTTTGCCTTTTACAGGCAGACAAGCGAGCACATCACAACGCGCTGGAGCGCAAACGCAGGGACCACATTAAAGACAGCTTTCACAGTTTACGAGACTCTGTGCCTGCACTGCAAGGAGAAAAGGTGGGGATCGAAGTATGTATTTTCAAAATACTTTTCATTCAGACTGTATATTTTCAAAGATTTTGTATTGTCAATTTTTCCATACACAATGTAGCATGTATGCACAGGCTTTTAATAAAATAGACAAGTCTGctataaccatacttgccaaccttgagacctccaaattcgggagatttggggttgggcggggttaagggggaggagtatatagctagaattcacttacattcaagtatttcttgtatatatatatatatatatatatatatatatatatatataaataaaataaatatttgactttcagtgaattctagctatatataaatatgtattttattatatatatatatatatatatatatatacatataaataaaataaatacttgaatttcagtgttcatttatttacacgtacacacataacactcctctctactcattgttgtatttgaaagtgcaatgctttgcagccagtagcacagcctttgaaggagcataggtatgtgcagtgtaatattctgggttggagtcaataaccaggcggatgaagttacgtctctttacttcatacttcagaaccgactcctatccttgccgtcagggtgcgcaatacattgtaaaccgttggccaaccaaaagtaACCACATAAcgctatagtgttctgtggttactttttaaaccgttggccaaccaaaaagtaactttttggttggccaacggtttacgttgtattgcgcaccctgacggcaagtgtgggagtcggttctgaagtatgaagtaaagagcagacgtgacgacaggctgtcctcactcaggtccacacggacctggagggggcgtgccttaagtccggctgaaaatcgggagaaattcggaagaatggttgtcccgggagattttcgggagaggcactgaaattcgggagtctcccggaaaattcggaagggttggcaagtatggttattaCATGCAAATCTGGACCAGGGCTTCGCCTTAATGTAACTGACCGTGGCGCACAGCCACAGCAAAACTATAGCTGCCACAacttaaaaataagggtttttacatgaaaataaattaaagttatATCATGTATTGTAGACTCCAGAAGAAGTCACGCAAAGTctgacttttattgccaatcttatgctaatCGCCAGcccaattccacagtattccctCCCGTTTAAACATGTACGCCTCCGTGCTTCTCCAGACACGCAACCCTTTCTCATTTTCCGCCAATCCCTTTTGAGGCACGGATGGTGTGTTAGCGAACATGGGAACaatgaacatcaaatcaaaatCACAGGAGCATAAAACATTACCGCCAGCAGGTTGTTTCAGTATGAATGGCCATatgtagcctattatttgcgaaCTATGGACTAGTGATGTACCAAAAATTTGACCGCCTACCTACCTTTGGTAGTCGAAGTGTGTTCGACTAGGATGTTATGACTACGTAACAATACACTCAAGATAGTCTGCAGTggaggcagcatgtctgcgatgtggccGTAGTTTAATATACCGAGACGTACCTGCAGATGTCATGCTCGCTGCACTTCACTTCTTTCGTTGCGGACATCAAgagacagaagtagagtctctaaacacgagtacagtctatgATAAGACCACAAATAGAGGCTAGATTTGTTGTTAGTcgttttttaacaaataaaaagtcactaaaaggctctagacacttgaaaaattctcaacaaagtacattgtacaataagcagcaacaattaaaaaaatatagcatgtgtatatatatatatatatatatatatatatatacaggtaaaagccagtaaattagaatattttgaaaaacttgatttatttcagtaattgcattcaaaaggtgtaacttgtacattatatttattcattgcacacagactgatgcattcaaatgtttatttcatttaattttgatgatttgaagtggcaacaaatgaaaatccaaaattccgtgtgtcacaaaattagaatattacttaaggctaatacaaaaaagggatttttagaaatgttggccaactgaaaagtatgaaaatgaaaaatatgagcatgtacaatactcaatacttggttggagctccttttgcctcaattactgcgttaatgcggcgtggcatggagtcgatgagtttctggcactgctcaggtgttatgagagccaaggttgctggtagacggctgcgttgaccctggatctcaggaaacagagtggaccgacaccagcagatgacatggcaccccaaaccatcactgatggtggaaactttacactagacttcaggcaacgtggatcctgtgcctctcctgtcttcctccagactctgggacctcgatttccaaaggaaatgcaaaatttgctttcgtcagaaaacatgactttggaccactcagcagcagtccagctcttttttccagggtcaacgcagccgtctaccagcaagttttagagcacttcatgcttcctgctgctgacctgctctatggagatggagatttcaagttccaacaggacttggcgcctgcacacagcgcaaaatctacccgtgcctggtttacggaccatggtatttctgttctaaattggcccgccaactcccctgaccttagccccatagaaaatctgtggggtattgtgaaaaggaagatgcagaatgccagacccaaaaacgcagaagagttgaaggccactatcagagcaacctgggctctcataacacctgagtagtgccagaaactcatcgactccatgccacgccgcattaacgcagtaattgaggcaaaaggagctccaaccaagtattgagtactgtacatgctcatatttttcattttcatacttttcagttggccaacatttctaaaaatccctttgttgtattagccttaagtaatattctaattttgtgacacacggaattttggattttcatttgttgccacttcaaatcatcaaaattaaatgaaataaacatttgaatgcatcagtctgtgtgcaatgaataaatataatgtacaagttacaccttttgaatgcaattactgaaataaatcaagtttttcaaaatattctaatttactggcttttacctgtatatatctccatccatccattttctactgcttgtccctttcggggtggcggggtgctggagcctatcccagctgcatttgggaaggcggagtacaccctggacaagtcgccacctcattgcagggccaacacaaaaatGTGATCATATCTATCATTTTTTATACTGACAATGATATCGGCATACCAACAAGCTTGCTAGAGAGTATGTCCACAGTCTGGGATTATTTTCAAGTTTTGCCTATAGATTGTAAATATGTAATTTGCAGTGAGTGACGTAAAGCGACTTGGGAGAATAAGGCGTCTTTTGTCAGTACTTCTAATCTAATATCAACCCTCAGAAAGAATCACATGGAGTCACACAGCTTCTGTTTGCAGAAAAATAAAATGCGGCCTGTGGTACTGACAAAACCTACTCAGGGAAATCCAAGAGACAAAATTGATAAGAATGAGGCATACGAAGAATTGGACATATACAGGTCTATCTGTAGCAGAgtaggagaaagttatgcatacACTTTTCTTCAGTCCACAGCAATCCGTGGTGCTTTTAAGGACCACCGACCAATCACACCACCTGACGAAATAACATCCTCAGTGAAGCATAAAGACATTAACATGCAAAACTGTAAGATTTCTAACACCAGTTTAAAATTTCACTAATTGTATTAGTCTAGGTTTCAGTTTAAGTTATTGCAGTGGTGCTCAAACTTTTttgaccaagtaccacctcagaaaaaaactttgttccaagtaccaccataatgaccaacattaaaatacattagcatcgtagacctaagtattcattaaaaacaaagcaaaggttttatttgacaagtatattcaatatatttGGCTACTGTAAGATTACACGCAGTTTGTACAGTAAcactgaatataggaaaataaaacactgtaactTAAGAGATTCTTTGGGTTGTCACTGGATGTATCCCACGTACCAATAggagtacacgtaccacagtttgaaaatcccTGAGTTAGTGGATAAACAGGCAGCAGGGGAGGTTTTCATAATTTCATAATTTGTCTACACTCTAGTAGTCATCTTAGAATGATACTCACGCCTGAGACTAGGTGGCaacaatttcatttcatttcatttcatttcatttcattcatgtttatttcgaatatgtagacaaaacaaaaacaacacattttgaaaaaaacaacaaaaaagccattcaagaatccatccatccatcttcttccgcttatccgaggtcgggtcgtgggggcaacagcttaagcagggaagcccagacttccctctccccagtcacttcgtccagctcctcccgggggatcccgaggcgttcccaggccagccgggagacatagtcttcccaacgtgtcctgggtcttccccgtggcctcctaccggtcggacgtgccctaaacacctccctagggaggcgttcgggtggcatcctgaccagatgcccgaaacacctcatctggctcctctcgatgtggaggagcagcggctttactttgagctccccccggatggcagagcttctcaccctatctctaagggagagccccgccacccggcggaggaaactcatttcggccgcttgtacccgtgatcttgtcctttcggtcataacccaaagctcatgaccataggtgaggatgggaacgtagatcgatcggtaaattgagagctttgccttccggctcagctccttcttcaccacaacggatcgatacagcgttcgcattactgaagacgccgcaccgatctgcctgtcgatctcacgatccactcttccctcactcgtgaacaagactccgaggtacttgaactcctccacttggggcagggtctcctccgcaacccggagatggcactccacccttttccgggcgataaccatggattcggacttggaggtgctgattctcatcccagtcgcttcacactcagctgcgaaccgatccagcgagagctgaagatcctggccagatgaagccatcaggaccccatcatctgcaaaaagcagttattcaagaatgaataacaaaaacaacaataataataatagtaataataaaaagcaaaagaaacaagaaatgaaaataaacattaatgtaaacatatccgaaaaggagtgagaagaagtaaaaacttatgtactcccacccctcttattacttactgtatgtttaatgataataataataataatagtatataaaaatgttatgtcatataaataaataaacatatacaagtatgtacatatatatatatatatatatatatatatatatatatatatatatatatatatatatatatatatatatatatatatatatatatatatatatatatatatatatatagtgcagttcactatatcctgtgaacaatatatttttgtacattccttttttaaaaacaatttttttttaaacactgatgcttggactttgcttatgtacttcgctcagattgttccacaacttgacacctgtgatggaaatgcgaaaacttttcatggtggaatttctcatctgaattttaaaattgagttctctcctcaaactatgccccccttacgttcactaaacatgttttgaatgttcagtggtaacaaatggttcctagccctgtacatagttattgctgtttgatatgagacaatgtcggtgaattttaataatttagactgtagaaatagtgcattggtgtgttccagatagccgaccttgtgaatggtccttactgctcttttttgtaaaatgattagtgactgtaacgaacttttgtaattgttaccccagacttcAGTACAGTAGTTGTGCTCAATGCTCAATCTAATCAACAGACTCCCTGTTCTACCCAGGAGCAGGAGTAAGTACACGTGTATAGAGCTAACAAATGCAAAGAGATTGAGAAGTTTGTGacaggaattttaaaaaaaggagtcATTTTGTATATCTTATTTTGTACAGAATTGCAAGATGTGACTCGCATTAGTTCGAGGAGCTGCTGCATATATTGGCATTGCTATCGGAAATGTAGTGCTGGATGAAGTGATGGATATCAGtttaaaaaaagccattattggacatcccgaGTTATTTTAGTACCATTACGTCTTTACAACAAAATCCATACCAAAGTGAACTAATGTGCTgcttcataaaaaaacaacaacattgtgacTTCAAagacgtgtacctaataaattgGTTGTTCAATACTAtctgttttgtgttgttgttgccaCCGTACCACTTTATCGATTACTAAACTTGTCTGCTGACAGAACTCTGTTAAACAGGCTTCCCGAGCACAGATTCTTGACAAAGCCACCGAGTACATCCAGTACATGAGACGAAAAAACCACACTCACCAGCAAGACATTGATGACTTAAAGAAGCAGAATGCACTGCTGGAGCAGCAGGGTATgtagaacatatatatatatatatatatatatatatatatatatatatatatatatatatatataaatatatatatatatatatatatatatatatatatatacatgtatatatatgtatatatatatacacacatatatatgtatatatatatatatatatatatatatatatatatatatatatatatatatatgtatatatatatatgtatatatatatatatgtatatatatgtatatatatatatatgtatgtatgtatgtatatacaaatttTATCCCGAAAAAATGGGACCTCCAAAGTCAAATGCCTCTAAAGTTTTACTATTTGGAGACgtgcaaagaggaaaagtgtaATGATAACCATAGAATTTGATCTTATTACGACATTGAACAGTGTTGCAGACATGGAGGTTCCACTTTAGGGCTTTTTCAAATATGATACGTTGTGCAGCCTCTTGTGATGAGCTTGCTCATTGCAGTTCGAGCTCTGGAGAAGGCCAAGGGGAACAATCAGCTCCAAACCAACTACTCCTCTGACAGCAGCTTGTACACAAACCGCAAAGGCAGCGCGGTATCGGCCTTCGACGGCGGCTCCGACTCCAGCTCGGAATCAGAGCCTGAAGAGCCGCCCAACAGGAAAAGGCTGCGCGTGGAGCCTAGCTAGATTTTCCAACAgacttgttttggttttgttttttgccCACCAGCCTGAAACTCCTCTTAGCTGTGTGCATTCAGCCCTGCCTTCTTCTTACGTCAGTCAGGAGGCGAGGTGGAGACTGTGTGAAAGAGGTGCTATATTGTGTATCAAATGCTTCGACCTTTCTAAGCATCCTGTCATCCCTCCTCTCTTGTCCTAGCGTGCTCCCCCTTCCTCCTCCCTCCCAAAGTGAGGCAGCTCTGCAGTTTTGAAGGACTTGACGCTTTTCAAACTTCACAATGACGTTCTTTAACGAATGTGGAGATGAAAAGGTACGAGGCGTTGAGTCGGACAACCACTGCAATTTTTGGGAGGCGTTGCTTTGAAAAAATTGGCAATTGGAAATAGTTTACCTTTTGAATATTAATACTTTTTTCAGAAGAATGTGATGTTATGCAAAATGCGACTCTCCTTACTCATCGTAGATGGCTAAGGTTttgtgttttgaaaatgtttgtgAAATTAATTGAATCCCTTATTTATAGTGGTCCACCAAAATTGATGTCAGTTATGTTTGGCTTGagattttccaacacaggttGAGTTCTTGTTTTATTGCGACtagttaattatttattttttcctctatttTTATTACTATCAGACAGAATGAgagagtataaaaaaaaatacctaatCGATACTGAATGTTACACAATGCagttaactttatttttatgaATGAACTCTTGATTTAATGTTTAGCAtataatctaaacctaaatggtgTCAGTTTTGCTAAGAAAAAAACTTCCCTGGAAATATTTGCTTGTGCTGGGAATGTTTCTTtctctatttttccttttctcagaGGTAAACAACTAGTGT
Protein-coding sequences here:
- the LOC133646657 gene encoding protein max-like isoform X2, whose protein sequence is MSENDDIEVDSDADKRAHHNALERKRRDHIKDSFHSLRDSVPALQGEKNSVKQASRAQILDKATEYIQYMRRKNHTHQQDIDDLKKQNALLEQQVRALEKAKGNNQLQTNYSSDSSLYTNRKGSAVSAFDGGSDSSSESEPEEPPNRKRLRVEPS
- the LOC133646657 gene encoding protein max-like isoform X4, with protein sequence MSENDDIEVDSDADKRAHHNALERKRRDHIKDSFHSLRDSVPALQGEKASRAQILDKATEYIQYMRRKNHTHQQDIDDLKKQNALLEQQVRALEKAKGNNQLQTNYSSDSSLYTNRKGSAVSAFDGGSDSSSESEPEEPPNRKRLRVEPS
- the LOC133646657 gene encoding protein max-like isoform X3 — translated: MSENDDIEVDSDADKRAHHNALERKRRDHIKDSFHSLRDSVPALQGEKVGIEASRAQILDKATEYIQYMRRKNHTHQQDIDDLKKQNALLEQQVRALEKAKGNNQLQTNYSSDSSLYTNRKGSAVSAFDGGSDSSSESEPEEPPNRKRLRVEPS
- the LOC133646657 gene encoding protein max-like isoform X1, with the translated sequence MSENDDIEVDSDADKRAHHNALERKRRDHIKDSFHSLRDSVPALQGEKVGIENSVKQASRAQILDKATEYIQYMRRKNHTHQQDIDDLKKQNALLEQQVRALEKAKGNNQLQTNYSSDSSLYTNRKGSAVSAFDGGSDSSSESEPEEPPNRKRLRVEPS